One Desulfovibrio sp. X2 genomic window carries:
- a CDS encoding glycosyltransferase family 2 protein, with protein MRQPITAVVLTFNGQRLLRQCLESLAFCDEILVVDSGSTDETLAIAAEFKARVLTRAWEGTIPQFTFAFEHVQTPWIITLDQDEVLSPELRENVLSRLENPGNACGFWVRRSSFYFERFMGHSGWYPDWLFRVFRADGYVLQGTLPHEEFRPKGEAPRLQADIIHYPYEDLAEHLRKISSYTKTAAEIMYARGKRCGVTGAIFRALGRFVKKYVFKRGFLDGRAGFVLALYDMLYVFQKYLLLEEMRVRERQGRKEP; from the coding sequence ATGCGCCAGCCCATCACCGCGGTGGTCCTGACCTTCAACGGACAGCGCCTCCTGCGGCAATGCCTCGAAAGCCTCGCCTTCTGCGACGAGATCCTGGTCGTGGACTCCGGGAGCACGGACGAAACGCTCGCCATCGCCGCAGAGTTCAAGGCCCGCGTCCTCACCCGCGCCTGGGAGGGGACCATCCCCCAGTTCACGTTCGCCTTCGAGCACGTGCAGACGCCCTGGATCATCACCCTCGACCAGGACGAGGTCCTCTCGCCCGAGTTGCGCGAGAACGTCCTCTCGCGCCTGGAGAACCCGGGCAACGCCTGCGGCTTCTGGGTGCGCCGCAGCTCTTTTTATTTCGAGCGCTTCATGGGCCACTCCGGCTGGTACCCGGACTGGCTCTTCCGGGTCTTCCGCGCGGACGGCTACGTGCTGCAGGGCACCCTGCCGCACGAGGAGTTCCGCCCCAAGGGCGAGGCCCCGAGGCTTCAGGCGGACATCATCCACTACCCCTACGAGGACCTGGCCGAGCACCTGCGCAAGATCTCGAGCTACACCAAGACCGCGGCCGAGATCATGTACGCCAGGGGCAAGCGCTGCGGCGTCACGGGCGCGATCTTCCGCGCGCTCGGGCGCTTCGTGAAGAAGTACGTCTTCAAGCGCGGCTTCCTCGACGGCCGCGCGGGCTTCGTCCTGGCGCTCTACGACATGCTCTACGTCTTCCAGAAGTACCTGCTGCTCGAGGAGATGCGCGTGCGGGAAAGGCAGGGGCGCAAGGAGCCCTGA